The nucleotide window ATATACCACCACAAAGTCGTTACCCAATCCATGCATCTTGGTGAATTTCATCTTGTTCCCCTTCTACGTCTTCTCACCCGTGAACCAGACGCTGCGCAATCGGCAAACTGTCCAGCAATCCGGCGATCAGCGTCGGGAAAGCAGACGCGGCCACCACCAGCGCCCACTCCCGCAGAGACAATGCCACCGTGTGGAAAATAGGTTGGAGCGGGGCATAGTAGATGACGCTGATCAACAGCATAACCGAAGAGAGGACGGCCAACACCAACGCTTTGTTCTCCAGCGGATGCCGGTGAAAAACGGTCAGGTTGCTGCGGCAATCAAATACGTACACCAATTGGGACATCACCAATGTGGCAAAGGCAACCGTCTGCGCACGAACCAGATCGTCAGGTGTTTCGGTGTAGGTCACCCAAAAGGCTCCCACCGTAAACACCCCGATTAAGAGACCACGCGTCACAATTTTCCACCCCACACCGCGGGCAAAAATGCTTTCACGGCTGTTGCGCGGCGGGCGGTTCATCGTGTTTTCCTCCGGTGGGTCCACCCCGAGCGCCAACGCGGGCAAACCATCCGTTACCAAATTGACCCACAATATCTGTATGGGCACGAGTGGCAACGGCATCCCCGCCATCATCGCGATGAACATGACGAGGATCTCACCCACATTGCTCGCCAACAAATAGCTGATAAACTTGCGGATATTGTCATAAATGCTACGCCCCTCTTCGATGGCTGCAGCAATCGTGGTGAAATTATCATCCGCCAACACCAATGCAGACGCTTCCTTTGATACATCCGTTCCGGTGACGCCCATTGCGATGCCGATATCCGCTGCTTTGATGGCGGGTGCGTCGTTGACTCCGTCCCCCGTCATGGCCACCACGTGTCCGTTTGCCTGCAACGCCTGGACGATGCGCAATTTGTGTTCCGGAGATACACGGGCATAGACGTCGATATGATGAACTTTTTCTTTCAATTCCGACTCGCTCATATTATAGAGATCGCTTCCGGTTACTGTCAAACCTCCCGCCTGCAAAATCCCCAGTTGCCGGGCAATGGCCACCGCCGTCGCCTGATGATCGCCCGTGATCATCACCGTTTTGATGCCCGCTTTCCGGCACGTGAGGATCGCCTCCCGCACTTCTTCCCGCGGCGGATCAATCATCCCGGCCAACCCTACGAACACGAGGTTGCGCTCCAGCGTCGTTTCCCTCTCCGATGCGATCGTCCCGTGAAATTCACGGAACGCAAACGCCAAATTGCGAAGGGCCATCGAGGCCAAACGTTCATTCATCTGCAGCGCTTCGGCCCGAAGTCGTTCCGTCATCGGTTGGATGCGACCTTCGTGCCAAATGTGGGTGCATTTCTCAATCAAAACGTCCGGCGCTCCTTTTGCCAACAACATCCGTTTCTCTCCGCGTTCCACGATGACGGACATCATTTTACGTGAAGAGTCAAAGGGAAACTCTTTCTCCCGACGCCAATCCCGCTCCAGTCGCTCCGGATTCATGCCGCCCTTGGCCCCGGCCACTAACAGCGCACCTTCCGTCGGATCACCGTCGATTCGCCAGGTTTCCTGTTTCCGTCGCAGTCGTCCGTTTCGCGCAGTCTCCCTGATCAACGCCGCATTGTTGCACAACACGGCAATTTCCAATAGACGACGCAGTGCCGGCGATTGGTCGACCCTCATCTCCCGGCCATTCGACAGGAATGCACCGTCGAGCTCGTATCCGCTTCCCGTTATTTCCAACAACTGACGGTCTGCCCACACCCGGGTCACAGTCATTCTGTTTTGTGTCAGTGTACCCGTCTTGTCCGAACAGATCACCGTGGCACAACCCAATGTTTCCACGGACGGTAGTTTACGCACAATCGCCCGCCTGCGGATCATCCGCTGCACACCCAGGGCAAGTGCGATCGTGACGATAGCGGGCAATCCTTCAGGTATGG belongs to Polycladomyces subterraneus and includes:
- a CDS encoding calcium-translocating P-type ATPase, SERCA-type; translated protein: MIRGLSEYGYQRGWDKGGGNVTQHGHWVDVDIREVLDHFAVDPTTGLRTSEAKRRLRRVGANQLTEGQRISPLVLLLNQFKDFMVLVLLAATLVSGLLGEYTDAIAIIAIVVLNAVLGFVQEVKAERSLQVLKQLSAPTARVLRDGMWQRMPAAELVPGDVVGLESGDRIPADVRFLQVEGLYVEESALTGESLPVEKTGARLKRSDVPLGDRKNMGYMGTMVVRGTAKAVVVDTGMRTEMGRIAHLIQSTETVQTPLQRRLEQLGKVLIAVALLLTALVVVTGILHGHDAYKMFLSGVSLAVAAIPEGLPAIVTIALALGVQRMIRRRAIVRKLPSVETLGCATVICSDKTGTLTQNRMTVTRVWADRQLLEITGSGYELDGAFLSNGREMRVDQSPALRRLLEIAVLCNNAALIRETARNGRLRRKQETWRIDGDPTEGALLVAGAKGGMNPERLERDWRREKEFPFDSSRKMMSVIVERGEKRMLLAKGAPDVLIEKCTHIWHEGRIQPMTERLRAEALQMNERLASMALRNLAFAFREFHGTIASERETTLERNLVFVGLAGMIDPPREEVREAILTCRKAGIKTVMITGDHQATAVAIARQLGILQAGGLTVTGSDLYNMSESELKEKVHHIDVYARVSPEHKLRIVQALQANGHVVAMTGDGVNDAPAIKAADIGIAMGVTGTDVSKEASALVLADDNFTTIAAAIEEGRSIYDNIRKFISYLLASNVGEILVMFIAMMAGMPLPLVPIQILWVNLVTDGLPALALGVDPPEENTMNRPPRNSRESIFARGVGWKIVTRGLLIGVFTVGAFWVTYTETPDDLVRAQTVAFATLVMSQLVYVFDCRSNLTVFHRHPLENKALVLAVLSSVMLLISVIYYAPLQPIFHTVALSLREWALVVAASAFPTLIAGLLDSLPIAQRLVHG